From a single Micromonospora pallida genomic region:
- a CDS encoding IclR family transcriptional regulator: MDKYPEGVVDVTHSGGVQSVARAFGLLEALGERGGQASLTELADSLGLALPTIHRLLRTLVSLGYVRQLPSRRYALGPGLIPLGDQATRLLAAWARPALEELEHAAQETANLAILDGDKVVYVAQVPSRHQMRMFTEVGRRVHPHSTGVGKALLAQIPDADVLAMVRRVGMPHFTNSTHTTESDLLADLATIRERGYSIDEGEQEVGVRCFAVAVPRALTPMAVSVSGPNTRVTHAAAEWMVPALLHAAEQLASSLVTQSD; the protein is encoded by the coding sequence ATGGACAAATACCCGGAGGGTGTGGTGGACGTCACGCACAGTGGTGGCGTGCAGTCCGTTGCCCGCGCGTTCGGACTGCTCGAGGCCCTCGGCGAGCGAGGCGGTCAGGCGTCACTGACCGAGCTCGCCGACAGTCTTGGCCTCGCGCTCCCGACCATTCACCGCCTTCTGCGCACGCTCGTCTCGCTCGGATACGTCCGTCAGCTTCCGTCCCGCCGCTATGCGCTTGGTCCGGGACTCATCCCGCTCGGCGACCAGGCGACCCGGCTCCTGGCCGCATGGGCCCGTCCCGCGCTCGAGGAGCTGGAGCACGCCGCCCAGGAAACCGCGAACCTCGCGATCCTCGACGGAGACAAGGTCGTCTACGTCGCGCAAGTGCCGTCTCGTCACCAGATGCGGATGTTCACCGAGGTCGGGCGCCGCGTACACCCGCATTCGACCGGTGTGGGCAAGGCGCTCCTGGCGCAGATTCCGGACGCCGACGTCCTGGCCATGGTGCGGCGCGTGGGCATGCCTCATTTCACCAACAGCACGCACACCACGGAATCAGACCTCCTCGCCGACCTTGCAACGATCCGGGAACGCGGTTACTCGATCGACGAGGGGGAGCAGGAAGTGGGGGTCCGCTGCTTCGCGGTTGCCGTCCCCAGGGCACTGACGCCGATGGCGGTGTCGGTATCGGGCCCGAACACGCGTGTCACGCACGCGGCGGCGGAGTGGATGGTCCCCGCCCTGCTCCACGCAGCCGAGCAGCTCGCGAGCTCGCTCGTTACGCAGTCCGACTAG
- a CDS encoding glycerate kinase, producing the protein MTASDVRETSKPTRVVFAPDSFKGTIRAAAAAQAMADGWAAVRPHDELVCLPMADGGEGTLDAFASAVPGARRMPVTVTGPTGTPVDTCWLLLPADHGPAATAVVELANTSGIELVADATALRPLDASTIGFGQAIRDALEYGATRLVLAVGSSASSDGGAGLLHALGARVVDADGSPVGPGARGLENVAHVDLGGLVPLPRDGALVLTDVVSPLLGPDGAAAVFAPQKGANADEVMRIEWALARWSRAVGFDPRTPGAGAAGGAGFGLMAWGAQAAPGAVTIADLVALRASIEGAALVVTGEGSWDGQSPHGKAPSVVIAQAREAGVPVALVAGRILARPVGVVAAISLAKTAGSPDRAMADAARWLREAGARLARESVEGVT; encoded by the coding sequence ATGACAGCCTCGGACGTTCGAGAAACATCGAAACCCACGCGTGTGGTGTTCGCCCCCGACAGTTTCAAGGGGACCATCCGCGCGGCAGCGGCCGCGCAGGCCATGGCCGACGGGTGGGCGGCAGTCCGTCCACACGACGAGCTGGTCTGCCTGCCGATGGCCGACGGAGGCGAAGGCACCCTCGATGCTTTCGCCTCGGCCGTTCCCGGCGCGCGCCGCATGCCCGTCACCGTGACCGGCCCGACCGGCACGCCCGTCGACACCTGCTGGCTACTCCTGCCTGCCGACCACGGACCGGCGGCGACCGCGGTCGTGGAACTGGCCAACACGTCGGGGATCGAGCTCGTCGCGGACGCCACGGCACTACGCCCCCTCGACGCGAGCACGATCGGCTTCGGGCAGGCCATCCGCGACGCACTCGAGTACGGAGCGACCCGGCTCGTGCTCGCCGTGGGCAGCAGCGCCTCCAGCGACGGCGGCGCGGGCCTGCTGCACGCTCTCGGCGCCCGGGTGGTCGACGCCGACGGCTCTCCGGTCGGCCCTGGCGCCCGGGGCCTGGAGAACGTGGCGCACGTCGATCTCGGCGGCCTCGTCCCGCTTCCCCGAGACGGCGCGCTCGTACTCACCGACGTCGTCTCACCGCTGCTCGGCCCCGATGGGGCGGCCGCAGTGTTCGCGCCGCAGAAGGGGGCGAACGCCGACGAGGTCATGCGCATCGAGTGGGCGTTGGCGCGATGGTCGCGCGCCGTCGGCTTCGATCCCCGCACGCCCGGTGCGGGCGCTGCCGGGGGAGCAGGGTTCGGTCTGATGGCGTGGGGGGCACAGGCGGCTCCCGGCGCCGTCACGATCGCCGACCTTGTCGCCCTTCGTGCGTCGATCGAGGGCGCCGCCCTCGTGGTGACCGGCGAGGGCAGCTGGGACGGGCAGTCGCCGCACGGAAAGGCGCCGTCGGTCGTCATCGCGCAGGCACGCGAGGCGGGTGTACCGGTCGCGCTCGTCGCCGGCCGGATACTGGCCCGCCCGGTGGGCGTGGTCGCCGCGATCTCGCTCGCGAAGACCGCCGGTAGCCCCGACCGCGCGATGGCCGACGCCGCCCGGTGGCTGCGTGAGGCTGGCGCGCGGCTGGCCCGGGAGTCAGTCGAAGGCGTGACGTAA